The Stigmatella aurantiaca DW4/3-1 genome contains the following window.
TGCTCTTTCAGTGGGAGTGGCGCCACCAGCGCGAGGCGCGCTACGAAGCCACGCCCGCGGATGACCTGTATGCCCTGGGCGTCACGGCCTATCGCCTCGTCACCGGACGCTATCCTCCGGACGCTTTGGACATGGAGATGACCGAGGACGGCTTCCGGCCTTTCTACCCAGACTGGATCCCCCCGGAGACATGGGGTCCGGTGAGCCCGGGGCTCTCAGACATCATCCAGCGGTTGCTTTCGCGCACGCCTTCGGCACGCGGCACCGCCGGAGAAATTGCCTCTCTCCTGGAAGAGGCAGCGAAGAAAACCGCCTCCGGAACCGGCCGTTCTCTCGCGCCGGACGCGGCTCAAGTCCTCCCTCCCAAGACCGCATCCTCTGCTCCGCCGCTCAAGTCCTTGGCCGGCTCCTTGGGACTGGCCTTCGCAGCCAGTCTGATCCTCTCCGTGGGGGCAACGTGGCTGGGAGCAGCCTTCTCGGAGGAAGAGTCTTCTGGCGTGCTGCTTCAAGGTGGGGCGGACGGCGGGACAGCAGGCCTCGCGGATGCCTCCGTGTCAGCCTCCCAGCCCCATGCAGCCTCTCAGCCAGGAGCGGACTTCATTGGGCTGGGGATTCCCAAAAAGCCTTTCGCCGGGCAGAGAAAGCCCCCCTGCGAGCCTCGCTTCGAGACGGAAATCCACGGCGGCTGCTGGGCTCCACACCGTGAAGCCCCACCTTGCGGAAGGAACTCTTTCGAGTGGCAAGGCAGTTGTTACACACCCGTCATCGATCTCTCGCGGCCCAGCACCTCTGGAGACCCATGAGCGTGGACGGGATGGAGCGGGACTTCAAAAGGAGGGCTCGAAGTGAGTACAGCGCAGCGCCCCTGCCGACGGGGAAGGCACGAACCTGTCCGACAAGCAGACAGGTCCCGCGAGGCTGCGACTTGCACACGCCCTTGTGAATTCCTCAGAACGCGATCCACACGAGATGCGCTCAGCGGATTCGCTGGAGGATCCAGTAAGAGCGCGTGGAAAAATTAACCCGGATTCTGTCAGCGTCGTGACGGTCGTTGGGGGTTGATGTCGCAGTGCATAGGTGTGAGTCCGCCCGAGAGAGGGAGGGACTTCCATGGCTGAACCCTGGGTGTCAGATGAACTGTGGCGAAAACTCGAACCGCTGCTGCCGAAGCCTCGAAGAAAGGATCGCCACGTGCAATTCGCTGGGCGCAAGAGGACCGACCCTCGTCGGATCTTCAGCGGCATCGTGTTCGTGTTGCGAACAGGCGTTCCCTGGCGCGCATTGCCTGCCACCGGTGCTTTTCCCTCGGGTTATACTTGCCGTCTCTGGTTGTTGAGGTGGCATCGGGCGGGTGTTTGGAAGCGATTGAGCCAACTTCTCTTGGCGGAACTGAGAAGCAAGGGGCGACTCCATTGGACGCATGCAGTTGTTGATAGCAGTTTCGTACGCGCCCCCAGCGGAGGCCGAAAAACCGGCCCCAGCCCCGTTGACCGAAGAAAGCTTGGCACCAAGCATCACGTTATCACCGATGCCATGGGGACACCCCTTGCCGTGACTCTCACCGGGGCAAACAGGAATGACATCACCCAACTTCTCCCCTTGGTGGATGAGCTTCCCCGTGTCCGCGGAAAGCGGGGCAGCCCCAAACAGAAGCCGCAGAAACTCTACGCAGATCGGGGCTATGATTCCGACTCCCACCGACTGCAGTTGAAGAAACGGCATATTGAGCCCTATATCGCCCGGCGACGAACTGCTCATGGAAGTGGTTTGGGCAGGAAACGCTCAGTCGTTGAACGCACGCTCTCTTGGCTCCATCAGTTCCGAAAGCTGGAGATCCGGGAGGAGCACTCGGTTGCAACCTACAAGGCTCTTGCTGACCTGGCTCTCTGCCTCATCTACGAGCGCCTGCTGGAGTCGTAATTTTTCCACGCGCTCTAAGAGACTATCTCAGTAGGAAGTGGAACCAAGTGATGAGGCCCAGGGCCAGATGCACCATGGCCAGAAAGGTGTCCTCGCGCTTCTCCCAGCGCACCAGCAGCCTGCGGAAGCGGTTCATCCACGAGTGAGAGCGTTCCACCACCCAACGGCGTGCCTTCTTCCGGCGGCTCTTCTTCGCAGTCGTCGCCGGGGGACGACGTGGGCGAATGTGCAGCTGAAGGTGGAACTTGTCTCCCCACTGACGCACCGCTTGGCAGTCGTAGCCTGCATCCAGGCACAGATGCTGCGGAGTGCCTTTGGAAGGCTTCGGCCTTCTGACCCGCACTGAATCAAACGTGGCCTCCACCAGCTTGTGGTCGTTGACGTTGGCTGCAGCCACCACCACGCCCAGCGGCGTACCTCGTCCATCCGTCAGCAGGCTTCTCTTGGTGCCTTTCTTGGCCCGGTCCGTTGGGTTGGGACCGGTTTTCTGCCCACCCAGCGGGGCTTTGGTCATCGCCCCGTCCAGGCTCATCCACTTCCACTCAATGCCCCTCATCTGCTCATAGGCCACGAGCCCCAAGCGCCAGAATTCTCGGAACACTCCGGCCTCGGTCCACTCCCGGAAGCGTCGGTAGGCCGAGGACGGGTGGCAGATTCCGGTGGCCTTGAGCGCCTGCCACTGCATCCCCGTGCGCAGCACCAACAGGATGGCTTCCATGGCCTTTCTGTCAGGCACTCGTGGATTGTGACACCCCAGCGGATGCTCGGGACGAGGAGGCAACAGGGGCTCCAGCTTGGCCCACACCTCCTCCGTCATCCTTCAACCATCGTCGTGCTTGGCTACTCCCATTCCACTTTTCCCTCCTACCTGGATAACCTCACAGGTAGGGGCTTTTCTTCCCTACTGAGATAGTCTCTTAGCTTCAGGTAGGCTGAGGAGCATTACTTCACCTCCTAACAAACACGAGGTCCAGATGGCCCGCCGTTCTCGTCGCCAACCTCCTGGATGGACCATGAGTAAGAACATACCACCCGAAAAGCACAAGGAGATCATGGCCGAGCTTGGCCGCGAATATCCAGCGTTCATCAAAGAGATTGATCAGGCAGTGGATGATATTGCCGATCGCGCAACACAATTCAACCCACTAGCCCTACTCCAACGAAGCTACTTTTCGCACGTGCTCTTTGCGATCGGCAAGCAACCCAACACTCAATTCGACCTTAACGAAGCGTATCCGCTCCAAGTTCTGGACTACATTCAAAGCATCATAGTCTCACGGCAGCAAAAAGACACACGGCAACCAACGGACGAAGAATACCTCGATCTGCAATCATTGATCGGAAAACTCTACGCAAGAATCAATGTCGAATACCACATCCGGAAAGGCGCGCAGCTACAGATAACAAACCCGAATTACAGTTTTGAGCAAGACGCATTCCATGTGCGCGCACAACTGTTCTGGATGAATGTGAGCGTCGATCGTTATTCTATACATAACACGCCGTTCATTCGCGAGCTAATAAAGCCACATAGCCCGATTTTGGTAGACCTGTTCGGAATCTCAGGTGATGAGCTAACAGAGGCGCTCGCCTCCATCCAGCAGAGCCTTACCCAGGGGCTCTTCTCTGCGTATGTCGAGATTGACGAAATCAGACTAAGAACCTTGGACGAGATCGGGTCAAACCTCAGCACCAGCAAGGAGGACTTTCAATCACTGCTTGGTGGTGCACTCGACAAGTTGGGATTTCGAGACAGGCTCCGCAGTGCGATGAATCGAGTCGCGGAACTCGATCTCTTCGATCTTCAGAAAACGACCAAGCTTCCCCTAAAATTACTGGATGCCCTCTCCTTGGCGCCGGGCGAGGATCAATCATTCTTCTCCCCTGGCGATTACAGGGGATGGCCATTGAGGCAACTGCCAATCCGAAGTCGGCCATTCCTCAAATTCGACGGCAAGCACTACTGCTTCAACAATTACAACCTGCAAGACAATGTCTACAGATCGCTCCAGATGCTGGTCACGGCCATCAAGCCTGACTACAAGCCTACCTGGAACGCGCGACAGAAGGAGGTATCCGAGCGCCTCCCTCTCGAAATGCTTGAACGACTTCTTCCCGGATCAAGACGCCACTCATCCATTCAATACCAATGGACAAACAAGTCCACAGGCAGAATGGAATGGGCAGAGGCCGATGGGATCGTCATCTTCGACGACGTTCTTCTCGCTATCGAGGTCAAGGGGGGCATATTTACCCCCGCTTCGCCAACGACCGATCTGCCAGCCTACATAGCATCAATACGAAACTTGGTTTGTACACCAGCGATTCAGGCGCGGCGATTCATTGATGAACTTGACGCACGAGGGGAACTCGAACTCTTTGATGAGAAGAGACAGCCCATTGGCCGAATTCGCAAGTCGGACTTCTGGAGGATATGGGGAGTCTGCGTCACGGTTGATAACATTTCCGACATCGGCACGCGCCACGCCGACTTCAAAAATGTTGGCCTAAGCTTTGTCGACAATCCGACCTGGATCGTTTCGATAGACGATCTGCGCATATTCTGCGATCTGTTCGACTCTGGTGCGACCTTCATTCATTACCTAGAGCAACGGCTCAGGGTTTTTCGCAATCCGAAGGCCCACCCCGACGACGAACTTGACTTCATTGGCATGTTCTTTGTCCATAATGACATCAACATGCACACGAAGAGTTTCGGCGACGCAACGCACATTGTGTGGCATGGTTATCGAGACATTGTCGATAAGTACTATTACGAACTGATCTCGGGCGGTTCCCCCAAAAAGCCAAGCCAGCGTACTTATGAATTCTTTGCGCGCACGCTATCCAGAATAGAAGAGTCTGCTATTCCGGGAAGGCTGCGGGTATACAGTTGGCTCATGGATCTCGGGGACGAGGGACGACAACAGTTTGACTCGTTGGTCCGACAGTGCCTTGAGTTCCAAGCCTCCACCAAGAGAATCAGGCCCGCGATAATGATGTGCGAAGAGAGGTACATCCTTGCTTTCTGCATGACTCCCGAGATCGCTCAGCCCTCCGAAACGTTCATGAGAGAGTATGCGATCTCGCTTGTCAGTTCCATGCAGGGGAAAGATCTGCTGGTCCTCAGGTTAAATTTCAATGGTGAGCAGATTGCCTCGGCGCATGGAGAAATTCTGGGGCAACAGAACTTGAGCGAGATCGAACCCAATCGACTGGCCGAGCTAAGAGAGAAATACAGCCAAAGTCGAATAGCGGCAGTCAAGAAATCCACGGGCAGGAATAAGGTAGGCCGAAATGAAAAGTGCCCCTGCGGTAGCGGCCTGAAGTTCAAGCTGTGCCATGGGCAAAAGAAATGACAAAAACTTCATCGTCGGCACGATCTTCAGTCGCTCTGCCAGGACATTGCTGCGCATCTAAGAGGCACCCCTTTCAAGGTGTCTATAAACCAAGAGAAAGCAGGAAATGAGCGCCCTGCGCGCGCCCGAGGGAATAGAGGACTGCTGCGGCGAATCAAGGAGGCCTCTGCGACTGGAGAGGTGTGATGGCCTTCGATGCAATCCTTGAGCGGTTCGTGAAAAACAGCCCGGTCAGTGTCATGGCCCGGCTGGTGCTGCAGCGTGCCGTCAGCGCGGAGTGGATGGACTCACTGTTCGAGGCGCATCGGAAGAGGCAGTACACCCGGGAGTTGCTGTTCTCCACCGTGGTGGAGTTGATGTCCGTGGTGGCCATGGGGCTGCGACCCTCGCTGCATGCGGGCGCCAAGGCCACAGAGGGAGGCACCTCGATCGCTGCGCTCTACGAGAAGGTGAATCGAATGGAGCCGGACTTGGTGCGAGCTCTGGTCCGTGGCAGCGCCCAACGACTGGAGCCTGTAGTCCAGCCGCTGAGGACAGGGGAGAAGCCCTGGGCAGAGGGCTATCGCGTCCGAGTCATGGACGGCAATCATCTGCCTGCCAGCGAGAAAAGGCTCAAGCCGCTGCGTGAGTTTCGAGGCGCCGCCCTGCCCGGACACTCGCTGGTAGTGTACGCCCCGGAGCAGGGCTTGGTGGTGGATGTGGTGCCGTGTGAGGACGCACACGCTCAGGAGCGGACGCTGGTGGCTGCTGTGCTGGAGCACGCCCAGCAGGGCGACTTGTGGATAGCCGATAGGAACTTCTCCACGACTCGGATTGTCTTTGGCCTGGAGGACAGGCACGCCGCCTTCATCATCCGAGAGCATGGACGCACGCCCAGCCCTACAGAGGAGGGGAAGCGAAAGAGGGTGGGCCGTGTGGAAACGGGCGTTGTCTTCGAGCAGCCCGTCCAGGTGGAGGACGACGGTGGGCGCCTGCTCACGCTGCGTCGCATCGAACTTCAGCTGGATGAGCCCACCGAGGAGAGGGAGCCCCTCATTCGTCTGCTCACCAACGCTCCCAAAGAAAAGCTCTCCGCCGAGAAGGTAGCGTGTTTGTACCGCAAACGGTGGAGCATCGAAGGCATGTTTCAGAGCTTGGAGTCTGCGCTCCATAGTGAGGTGCGGACGCTGGGTCACCCACGAGCGGCGCTGCTCGCATTCGGGACTGCCGTGGTGGCCTACAACATCCTGGCGGTCATCCAGGCGGCAGTCGAGGCAGCGCACCCCGAGGCCAAGGCCGAGGGCATTGAACTTTCCCCCTTCTTCGTTGCTACCGAAGTGCAGGCCACCTATGGCGGGAGGATGATTGCTGTGGGGGATGACGTTTGGACCGCCTTCGACGAGCAGTCTCCTCTCCAACTCAGTCGAACCCTCATCCGCATTGCGCAGCACGCTCAGCCCAAGCGTCTGCGCAAGCACCCGCGGGGGCCCAAAAAGAAAACGCAGAAGGGCTACGTCTCAGGACGCACTGCACGTCAGCACGTCGCCACGGCTCGAGTCCTCGCCTCCGGGCGCATTGATTCAACATCTTGAAAGGGGTGTCTCTAAGCGCCTTTGTTGCGAGACCTGATGGGCGGGAAGGTCTCCCCGCGATCGAGCTGAATCACACGCTCCCAGA
Protein-coding sequences here:
- a CDS encoding IS5-like element ISStau10 family transposase — translated: MAEPWVSDELWRKLEPLLPKPRRKDRHVQFAGRKRTDPRRIFSGIVFVLRTGVPWRALPATGAFPSGYTCRLWLLRWHRAGVWKRLSQLLLAELRSKGRLHWTHAVVDSSFVRAPSGGRKTGPSPVDRRKLGTKHHVITDAMGTPLAVTLTGANRNDITQLLPLVDELPRVRGKRGSPKQKPQKLYADRGYDSDSHRLQLKKRHIEPYIARRRTAHGSGLGRKRSVVERTLSWLHQFRKLEIREEHSVATYKALADLALCLIYERLLES
- a CDS encoding serine/threonine protein kinase: MDPLSLPAGSLVGSWRVLRLHGSGSYGAVYQVERSGPGVSGPFALKLARYPRDPRFEREGELLSRLHHPSVPRLHARGEWLHPSGSPFPFLVMDWVDGVPLYTWASQHPLSSHQGLRLLAQVARALEATHAAQGIHRDVKGENILVRASDSRAVLVDFGSCNHHGARALTFQCPPPGTPQYYSPESLLFQWEWRHQREARYEATPADDLYALGVTAYRLVTGRYPPDALDMEMTEDGFRPFYPDWIPPETWGPVSPGLSDIIQRLLSRTPSARGTAGEIASLLEEAAKKTASGTGRSLAPDAAQVLPPKTASSAPPLKSLAGSLGLAFAASLILSVGATWLGAAFSEEESSGVLLQGGADGGTAGLADASVSASQPHAASQPGADFIGLGIPKKPFAGQRKPPCEPRFETEIHGGCWAPHREAPPCGRNSFEWQGSCYTPVIDLSRPSTSGDP
- a CDS encoding SEC-C metal-binding domain-containing protein, whose translation is MSKNIPPEKHKEIMAELGREYPAFIKEIDQAVDDIADRATQFNPLALLQRSYFSHVLFAIGKQPNTQFDLNEAYPLQVLDYIQSIIVSRQQKDTRQPTDEEYLDLQSLIGKLYARINVEYHIRKGAQLQITNPNYSFEQDAFHVRAQLFWMNVSVDRYSIHNTPFIRELIKPHSPILVDLFGISGDELTEALASIQQSLTQGLFSAYVEIDEIRLRTLDEIGSNLSTSKEDFQSLLGGALDKLGFRDRLRSAMNRVAELDLFDLQKTTKLPLKLLDALSLAPGEDQSFFSPGDYRGWPLRQLPIRSRPFLKFDGKHYCFNNYNLQDNVYRSLQMLVTAIKPDYKPTWNARQKEVSERLPLEMLERLLPGSRRHSSIQYQWTNKSTGRMEWAEADGIVIFDDVLLAIEVKGGIFTPASPTTDLPAYIASIRNLVCTPAIQARRFIDELDARGELELFDEKRQPIGRIRKSDFWRIWGVCVTVDNISDIGTRHADFKNVGLSFVDNPTWIVSIDDLRIFCDLFDSGATFIHYLEQRLRVFRNPKAHPDDELDFIGMFFVHNDINMHTKSFGDATHIVWHGYRDIVDKYYYELISGGSPKKPSQRTYEFFARTLSRIEESAIPGRLRVYSWLMDLGDEGRQQFDSLVRQCLEFQASTKRIRPAIMMCEERYILAFCMTPEIAQPSETFMREYAISLVSSMQGKDLLVLRLNFNGEQIASAHGEILGQQNLSEIEPNRLAELREKYSQSRIAAVKKSTGRNKVGRNEKCPCGSGLKFKLCHGQKK
- a CDS encoding IS4 family transposase produces the protein MARLVLQRAVSAEWMDSLFEAHRKRQYTRELLFSTVVELMSVVAMGLRPSLHAGAKATEGGTSIAALYEKVNRMEPDLVRALVRGSAQRLEPVVQPLRTGEKPWAEGYRVRVMDGNHLPASEKRLKPLREFRGAALPGHSLVVYAPEQGLVVDVVPCEDAHAQERTLVAAVLEHAQQGDLWIADRNFSTTRIVFGLEDRHAAFIIREHGRTPSPTEEGKRKRVGRVETGVVFEQPVQVEDDGGRLLTLRRIELQLDEPTEEREPLIRLLTNAPKEKLSAEKVACLYRKRWSIEGMFQSLESALHSEVRTLGHPRAALLAFGTAVVAYNILAVIQAAVEAAHPEAKAEGIELSPFFVATEVQATYGGRMIAVGDDVWTAFDEQSPLQLSRTLIRIAQHAQPKRLRKHPRGPKKKTQKGYVSGRTARQHVATARVLASGRIDSTS
- a CDS encoding IS5-like element ISStau9 family transposase; this encodes MTEEVWAKLEPLLPPRPEHPLGCHNPRVPDRKAMEAILLVLRTGMQWQALKATGICHPSSAYRRFREWTEAGVFREFWRLGLVAYEQMRGIEWKWMSLDGAMTKAPLGGQKTGPNPTDRAKKGTKRSLLTDGRGTPLGVVVAAANVNDHKLVEATFDSVRVRRPKPSKGTPQHLCLDAGYDCQAVRQWGDKFHLQLHIRPRRPPATTAKKSRRKKARRWVVERSHSWMNRFRRLLVRWEKREDTFLAMVHLALGLITWFHFLLR